The following coding sequences are from one Lycium ferocissimum isolate CSIRO_LF1 chromosome 3, AGI_CSIRO_Lferr_CH_V1, whole genome shotgun sequence window:
- the LOC132049166 gene encoding thioredoxin-like 3-1, chloroplastic, producing MSILAPNSQILYREIHNREQHHQSLNSGGSLNIVKSFGFCFVDKRRSDWKRKLKREFRINASWPDLSRPTTVEMQPIESTEQLDQILASAKELSQPIIIDWMAAWCRKCIFLKPKLEKLAAEFDTKLKFYYVDVNKVPQTLVKRGNVSKMPTIQLWKDGEMKAEVIGGHKAWLVIEEVREMIKSSI from the exons ATGTCAATTTTAGCACCAAATTCTCAAATTCTATACAGAGAAATCCACAACAGAGAGCAGCATCATCAGTCTTTGAACAGTGGTGGAAGTCTAAATATTGTAAAATCATTTGGATTTTGCTTTGTTGATAAGAGAAGAAGTGATTGGAAGAGAAAGTTAAAGAGAGAGTTTAGAATTAATGCTTCTTGGCCAGATTTGTCAAGACCAACTACTGTTGAGATGCAACCCATTGAGAGCACTGAACAACTTGACCAAATTTTAGCCTCTGCGAAAGAGCTATCACAACCCATCATTATTGATTG GATGGCTGCTTGGTGCCGGAAATGCATATTTTTGAAGCCAAAATTGGAGAAACTTGCAGCTGAGTTTGATACCAA ACTCAAATTCTACTATGTCGACGTGAATAAAGTACCACAAACTTTAGTGAAGCGCGGAAATGTTTCA AAAATGCCAACAATTCAG TTGTGGAAAGATGGGGAAATGAAAGCAGAGGTGATTGGAGGGCACAAAGCATGGCTTGTAATTGAAGAAGTGAGAGAAATGATCAAAAGCTCTATATAA
- the LOC132049167 gene encoding uncharacterized protein LOC132049167: MARLGEGDKRWIVEDRPDGTNVHNWHWAETDCLEWSRNFLNNLLSNKTLIDGEGNLKIRTKNLEKLEGEAYVNIRKGKVIPGYELNLILSWEGEVVNEGGLKFEGNVELPYIADENADEDSEIRVTIKDEGQIGKRLRDAFIVKGKPFVLEQIRVYVNAMSKGGPCKDENEVKKVVKKVVNAGDGGTPALTPVKEEVKVKKEKKKEGFKTITMTEKFSCRAKDLFEILMDENRWKGFTQSNARISKEVGGEFSIFDGSVTGSNVELQEGKLIVQKWRFGSWPDGIQSMVRITFEEPQSGVTVVKLTHTDIPEEDRYGNSTVVENTERGWRDLIFHRIRAVFGFGI; the protein is encoded by the exons ATGGCCCGTTTAGGAGAAGGAGACAAACGCTGGATCGTCGAAGACCGACCCGACGGAACCAACGTTCACAATTGGCATTGGGCCGAAACAGATTGTCTCGAATGGTCACGTAATTTCCTTAACAATCTCTTATCAAACAAAACCCTAATTGACGGTGAAGGTAACCTCAAAATCCGAACAAAAAACCTCGAAAAACTCGAAGGTGAAGCATACGTCAATATCCGAAAAGGGAAAGTAATTCCAGGTTATGAATTAAACTTAATTCTGTCTTGGGAAGGTGAGGTTGTAAATGAAGgtggtttgaaatttgaagggAATGTTGAATTACCTTATATAGCTGATGAGAATGCTGATGAAGATTCAGAAATTAGGGTTACGATTAAAGATGAAGGGCAAATTGGGAAGAGATTAAGGGATGCATTTATTGTTAAAGGAAAGCCTTTTGTTTTAGAACAAATTAGGGTTTATGTTAATGCTATGTCAAAAGGGGGTCCTTGTAAAGATGAAAATGAGGTGAAAAAAGTGGTTAAAAAAGTAGTCAACGCCGGAGATGGTGGAACTCCGGCGTTGACTCCGGTGAAGGAGGAGGTGAAGgtgaaaaaggagaagaaaaaggaagggtTTAAGACGATAACGATGACGGAGAAATTTAGTTGTAGGGCTAAAGATTTGTTTGAGATATTGATGGATGAGAATAGATGGAAGGGATTTACACAGAGTAATGCTAGGATAAGTAAGGAGGTTGGTGGGGAGTTTAGCATATTTGATGGATCGGTTACGGGGAGTAATGTGGAGTTGCAAGAAGGGAAATTGATTGTTCAAAAATGGAGGTTTGGTAGTTGGCCTGATGGTATTCAGTCCATG GTCCGAATTACTTTTGAGGAGCCTCAATCTGGAGTTACAGTTGTCAAGCTGACACATACAGATATACCAGAGGAAGACAG ATATGGTAATTCAACTGTTGTGGAGAATACAGAGAGAGGATGGAGAGACCTTATTTTCCACAGGATCCGGGCTGTTTTTGGTTTTGGAATCTAA